A stretch of DNA from Paenibacillus albus:
GTCAGCTACTTGCGGCGTACGCAGAATCTGAATGACGATGCCGAGCCGCTTGAGCTCGAGATTAACAATCGCCGATGCGGCAAGCTCGCCTGCCGCGGGCTGTGCCTCAGTAATGGCGATGCCGCTTACCTGAGTCGCGGTCTCAGCAGCCGTCTCTTCATCTGCGCGATCTGCTCCGGCCTTCCGGCGCTGCCAATATTGAATGAGTGCCCAGACTCCGATACACATGAGCAGAAGCGCACCGATTAATTTGGCAACAGACGGCGACATATAGCCTGTTAAGACTGAACCAATTTGCATAGACAGCCAGACGACTAAACCCGAGCAGAACGCGATAATGATAACCGAGAAGAGCGGAATCCGAATGCGTCGCAAGCCATACGTAACTCCAACGCCAAATCCATCCAGGCTTACGGCAAAAGCAAGCAGCAGCAATGATGCGGCATGTACAAGCACTTGAAGTCCCTCCCATGATGACGATCTCGCACAGTTATCTGTGCATTCGCCTAGAACATGAATGGTACATCATATGCGCGCCGACTCAACTCGTGCCTTATTTAGCGCTTTGCCTTACTTGCTTCGCTTTCGTTCTTAGCTTTGGAAGTGGTTGACAGCGCAAACAAATATGCGTGCCGCGACCGCCGACAACCGTCTTCGTAATTGGACCGCCGCAGCTGCGGCATAATTCCTTCTCACGACCGTAGATGAGCAGCTCATGCTGGAACATGCCCATTTCGCCTTGCCCGTTCACGTAGGACTTAATCGAGGAGCCCCCTGCATCGACTGCGCGGCTAAGGGTTGCTCGAATGGCATCGTACAGTCTGCTCCAGTCCGCAGCCTTCAGCGTGTTAGCCGTCCGCTCCGGATGAATGCCTGCTGAGAACAATGCTTCATCGACATAGATGTTGCCTAGCCCGACAATGTACTCTTGATTCAAGAGCAGCGGTTTTATCTTCGTCGTGCGGTGCGCGACTTCTTTCTTGAACGCTTGCAGCGTGAATGCCTCATCTAGGGGCTCGATGCCGAGCTTATTCAGCGGCGGCAGCGTCAAATCCTCGCCCGGGGCGAACAGATGCATCGTTCCGAACTGACGAACATCCTTGTAGCGCAGCTCCGTGCCATCAACGAAATGAAATCTGACATGCGTGTGCAGCTCAACCGCTTCATCTTGCTTATATACACCATAACGGCCTTCCATGCGCAAATGCGATACGAGCACAAGGCCATCCAGTATTATCCTTAGAAACTTACCCCGTCTTTCCACGGATTGAATCGTATGCCCAGCAAGCGCAGCAGCGAATATTTCCGGTTCCTGCGGCTTTTGAATAATTCGCGGAAGTGTAACCGTCACCCGTTCGATCTGTTTGCCTGCAATAAGCTCGTTAAGCGTACGTCGAACGGTTTCAACCTCAGGTAATTCCGGCATTACCAATTTCCCCTCCCATGCCAAAAAGCTCAACCACCATTATACCTCAGCGCGGCTAAAACTCCTAGCTCTAAGGACTCGCGGAATTCAGCCAGATGAGTCAGCAAAAAAGCCCCCGTCGCACGAAGCGACGAGAGCAATTAGGACACGAACATTATTGTTGGCCGCGCACCACAAACTGCTTGTAATGCGTATGGCTTCCGGCCATATTCGAGAAGCCGATTTGCCCGTTTAGATACGGCGATTCTTTATCTTCAACGTCCAGCACCAGATTCCCGTCGATATGGACGAGGAAGCGATTCTGGATTGCAGCCACTTTGATCGTATAATCGGAATTCAGCGACCATGCGAACTCTGCGGAAGCGAGTTCCGAGTAGCCGTGTGCATTTTTGTAAAAGCTGACCTTGTCTCCTGGTGCGAGCCCGACTGCATAAGATCGGATGCCGCCTTGAACGCGGAATTGAATGTTATGATGACCGCCTGCAATTGGATGCACAACCGCTTCGTATTCGTAATCCTGCCATTTCAGATCGCCTGTGTAGCATTCTGCCGGCTCTCCGCTGTAGCTTCCTGAGAGCTCGCCGCCTTCAAGCGCCCATAGTCCGCGAAGACTGGTAAATTGGCTCACCGGCAGATGCAAGCCGTGCCAGCGCTCTGTCCGTTCATGCTTGAAGCTTATGGCATATTGCGGTGTGCCTGAGAAATGCATATAGTCGACATAAGCGACCAAATTCTCGTTCCAGCCATCCGAAGGTATCCATTCGATACCCGCTTCTTCAATGCACACGTTGTCCATGTAGGGCAGCTCGAACGCAAGCTCTTCCCATTCGCCTCGAACTAATTCGATCGTTTCGCCATAATGGCGCACATCAGCATTGCCATCCCGTACATACAAGCGAGCCCGAATGCCTGCTCTTGTAAAGTCAGGCACCATAACCTTGGCGCGAATGGTCTGCCCCGGATAAAGCTGCGGAGAGAAGCTTGGGTCGTACCGACTATCGTTAAAATCATCAGGACGGTAATACGTTTTGTAATAAGCCCGGTAGCCATAGCCGCATGTCGCGCGGTCGAATAACACTTTAAGCGCACGGCTGCCGCTCGCCACAGCCTCTGTCGTATTCTCAACGAAGCTCGTAACGTGTGCCCCGCTTGGATCTGAATCGGTACGGAACGCATGCGTGGAGCCTGGGTATTCAAAATGGAATCGCGGACCTTCGCCGTTCAGCACAGATGCCCACTCTGAAGGTGGCTCCGCGCCTGCGATCTTGTAGCCGAAGCTCGCGATATAAGAAGCGCACCACGGAATATCGAGCATATTGAGCGTACCGATAACGCTGGAGCAGCAGAGGAAGTCGTTGATTGGCTTGCGCCAGGAAGCGTCAATGCCGTTCAGTCCATTCATGACGCCCATAATGGTACCGACATTCGCGACGTTGCAGTCCGTGTCGTAGCCGCACATGTTGCAGATATTAATCGCACGGGAGAAGTCTCCGCCGCCATAGAGAAGCGATAGCACGATAACGCCCGCGTTCGGGATGATATGGCATTCGCCGGGATATAATGGATAGCCGAAGTTCTCTCTGACATAGAAGAAGGCATCGCGCCAGTTGTCCGGCTGCTCGGCATGATAATCCATAACAGCCCGTGTCATGCGCGTAAACTCGCAGTCAGCTGGAATAACCGCCAATCCTTCTTGCAAAATAGTCCTAATATCGTTATGAACGAATGCTGCGGCAATACATGCAGCAATGAACATGCCGCCATATTTGCCGTTGCCGTCATGGGATACGCTTGCGATCTTCTCCGCATACTCGGCAGCGAGCTTCGGATTGCCCGGATTAATAAGTCCCCAGACGTCGATGAAGATTTGTCCGCCGATCTGCTCGGCAACGGCCGCTCCGTTCTGCTCTATGGAGCCGGAACGCGGCGCCATAATGCCATTCTTCAAGTTCTGGTAAGCCGTATGCTCCGTCGACTTTCCGTAGCCGCCCCACCAGAAGAAGCTGTGCCCGTCCGGCGCGTAGTTAAGCCAAGTAAGGCCCATCTGCTCTGCCGTAATGTCGCTCGTATGCGTGTAATCCTCCAGCGCCCTCAGGAAGAACATCGGGCCGTTCGTATCATCGTCAGCGGCAAAATTTTTGAAAGTGTGCAAGTAGCCGGTAATCTCGCCGAACGTTCTCGCAATCCGGTCATACGACCACTGCTCAATGTTGCCACCGTGGCGCACGCCAATGACTTTGCCCAGCCAGCCGGCATACTCGTTCCATATAATCGTTCGGAATCGTCGTCTGCGTCACTTCATATACCCTCCTCAAAAATTAAGTAAACGGTTACACATTTGGCAATAGTATAGGTGGATTCCTCTTATTTCGCAAGGTATTTACTTTAAAAGAAAGCTGCTGCCATCGGGGGTCAGTAACCACCAGAGCAGCACATGCTTGCTTTCAGCAAAAAAATAAAGGCAGCCCATCAGGCTGCCCTTACTCCACATCTTATTTCGCTTCATACCAATTGTCGCCGTAGCTGACATCCGCTCTGAGCGGCACACTAATCTTCAGCGCGCCTGCCATCACTTGCGGCACGAGTGTCTTCATCAGTTCCAATTCCTCCTGCGGAACTTCGAAGACGAGCTCATCGTGTACCTGCAGCAGCATCCGGCTGCGCAAGCCGCGCGCGCGGAGTTCCTTGTCCATGTTAACCATAGCCAGCTTAATAATATCCGCCGCCGTGCCTTGAATCGGCGTATTCATCGCTGTCCGTTCCGCGAATGAACGGATATTGAAGTTCGACGCATGGATATCCGGCAAGTAACGGCGGCGATCCAGGAGCGTCGTCACATAGCTGTTCTCCCGCGCCTGCACGACGATATTGTCCATGTAAGCCCGAACCCCTTGGAACGCGGCAAAATATTGCTCCTTGAACCTTGCCGCCTCATCCCGCGTAATGTTCAAGTTGTTCGAGAGGCCGAAGTCGCTGATGCCGTAGACGATACCGAAGTTGACCGCTTTGGCTTGGCGGCGCATGTTCGAATCCACCTGATCCGCGGTTACGCCGAACACGTCCATCGCCGTCTTCGTATGGATGTCGATGTCTTTGATGAACGCTTCCTTCATATTCTCATCGCCGGAGATCTCCGCAAGGACGCGAAGCTCGATCTGCGAATAGTCGGCTGCGAGTATGGTCCAGCCCGGCTCCGAAGGCACGAACGCCTTACGAATGCGGCGGCCTTCCTCGAGTCGGATCGGAATGTTCTGCAGATTCGGGAATTGGCTCGACAGACGGCCCGTCGCGGCAATCGTCTGCCGGTAATACGTATGCACCTTGCCCGTATCGCGGCGAATCTCCTTCAGCAGCCCTTCCACGTACGTCGACTGCAGCTTCGCCAGCTGGCGGTAGTGCAGAATCAAGCCGACGATCTCATGATATGGCGCCAGCTTCTCCAATACTTCCGCATCGGTGGAGTAGCCGGTCTTCGTCTTCTTCCACGCCGGCAGATCAAGCTTCTCGAACAGTACTTCGCCCAGCTGCTTCGGCGAATTAATGTTGAATTCCATGCCCGCATGCGTATAGATATCGCTCATATATTGCGCAATATTGCGCTCTAGCTCTGCGCCGAGGTCTTCGAGCACGGCAGGGTTCACCTTGATACCCTGCTTCTCCATGCCTGCAAGCACAACCGCAAGCGGCTGCTCGAGCTCGTAGCAAAGCTTGCTCATCTGGCCCTTCTCCAGCTCCTCCGTCAGAACCGGAACGAGCCTGCGAACCGCGTCCGCCTTCGCTGCCAGATGCGCGGCAAGCACGTCGCTGCCCGGCACCTGGAACTTCGCTCCCTTGCCATATACCGCCTCATCCGACTGAATCGCCGCAAGCTTATAGCGTGCGATTAGAGCAGCCAGCGTCAAGCTCGTATCGGTCGGGTCGAGCAAATAGGCGGCGAGCATCGTGTCGAGCTCCACACCGCGCAGGTCGATGCCCATCCAGTGCAACGTCAGCTCTGCTTTGTGCAAGTCATAGCCCTTCTTCGGCGCATGCTCATCTTCCAGCCAAGCGCGGACAGGCGCGGACAATGTCGTTCCCATCAGCTCGTCATAGGTCACCGTCAGAATGCGGTCGCCACTAGCGACCGCAATGCCGATCAGCCGAGCTTGATGCGGATTGTCGCCGATCGCTTCGATATAGATGCTCTCCGACGCTGCAAGCAGCTTCGAAACCTCGCTCGCCGGCAAACCGCTGAGCGATAAGATCTCATAATTGGCTTCAGCTGCCGGTACAGCCGTGCTGCCAACTTCAGACAAGCCAAGACGCTCAATGAGCGACTTGAATTCCAGCTTGCGGAACGCATCGCCGAGCGCCGCATCGTCATAGCCGTTGTAAACAAGCTCGTCCGCTTGATGCTCAAGCGGCACTTCACGGTAGATAGTCGCGAGCTTCTTGCTCATCACGGCGCTTTCCTGATGCTCCTCGACCTTTTCCTTCATCTTGCCC
This window harbors:
- the polA gene encoding DNA polymerase I, giving the protein MAKWILIDGNSIIYRAFFALPQLTNSAGMHTNAVYGFTTMLLKLLEDEKPTHMLVAFDAGKTTFRHEGYAEYKGGRQKTPPELSEQFPVLKELLKSFGIAQYELPGYEADDIIGTLSRIADEGGIETVVVSGDKDMLQLASDNVTIALTRKGISDVERYDPAEINERYGLTPLQIIDLKGLMGDTSDNIPGIPGVGEKTALKLLHEYGSVEGVIAGVNELKGKMKEKVEEHQESAVMSKKLATIYREVPLEHQADELVYNGYDDAALGDAFRKLEFKSLIERLGLSEVGSTAVPAAEANYEILSLSGLPASEVSKLLAASESIYIEAIGDNPHQARLIGIAVASGDRILTVTYDELMGTTLSAPVRAWLEDEHAPKKGYDLHKAELTLHWMGIDLRGVELDTMLAAYLLDPTDTSLTLAALIARYKLAAIQSDEAVYGKGAKFQVPGSDVLAAHLAAKADAVRRLVPVLTEELEKGQMSKLCYELEQPLAVVLAGMEKQGIKVNPAVLEDLGAELERNIAQYMSDIYTHAGMEFNINSPKQLGEVLFEKLDLPAWKKTKTGYSTDAEVLEKLAPYHEIVGLILHYRQLAKLQSTYVEGLLKEIRRDTGKVHTYYRQTIAATGRLSSQFPNLQNIPIRLEEGRRIRKAFVPSEPGWTILAADYSQIELRVLAEISGDENMKEAFIKDIDIHTKTAMDVFGVTADQVDSNMRRQAKAVNFGIVYGISDFGLSNNLNITRDEAARFKEQYFAAFQGVRAYMDNIVVQARENSYVTTLLDRRRYLPDIHASNFNIRSFAERTAMNTPIQGTAADIIKLAMVNMDKELRARGLRSRMLLQVHDELVFEVPQEELELMKTLVPQVMAGALKISVPLRADVSYGDNWYEAK
- a CDS encoding ADP-ribosylglycohydrolase family protein → MRHGGNIEQWSYDRIARTFGEITGYLHTFKNFAADDDTNGPMFFLRALEDYTHTSDITAEQMGLTWLNYAPDGHSFFWWGGYGKSTEHTAYQNLKNGIMAPRSGSIEQNGAAVAEQIGGQIFIDVWGLINPGNPKLAAEYAEKIASVSHDGNGKYGGMFIAACIAAAFVHNDIRTILQEGLAVIPADCEFTRMTRAVMDYHAEQPDNWRDAFFYVRENFGYPLYPGECHIIPNAGVIVLSLLYGGGDFSRAINICNMCGYDTDCNVANVGTIMGVMNGLNGIDASWRKPINDFLCCSSVIGTLNMLDIPWCASYIASFGYKIAGAEPPSEWASVLNGEGPRFHFEYPGSTHAFRTDSDPSGAHVTSFVENTTEAVASGSRALKVLFDRATCGYGYRAYYKTYYRPDDFNDSRYDPSFSPQLYPGQTIRAKVMVPDFTRAGIRARLYVRDGNADVRHYGETIELVRGEWEELAFELPYMDNVCIEEAGIEWIPSDGWNENLVAYVDYMHFSGTPQYAISFKHERTERWHGLHLPVSQFTSLRGLWALEGGELSGSYSGEPAECYTGDLKWQDYEYEAVVHPIAGGHHNIQFRVQGGIRSYAVGLAPGDKVSFYKNAHGYSELASAEFAWSLNSDYTIKVAAIQNRFLVHIDGNLVLDVEDKESPYLNGQIGFSNMAGSHTHYKQFVVRGQQ
- the mutM gene encoding DNA-formamidopyrimidine glycosylase, with translation MPELPEVETVRRTLNELIAGKQIERVTVTLPRIIQKPQEPEIFAAALAGHTIQSVERRGKFLRIILDGLVLVSHLRMEGRYGVYKQDEAVELHTHVRFHFVDGTELRYKDVRQFGTMHLFAPGEDLTLPPLNKLGIEPLDEAFTLQAFKKEVAHRTTKIKPLLLNQEYIVGLGNIYVDEALFSAGIHPERTANTLKAADWSRLYDAIRATLSRAVDAGGSSIKSYVNGQGEMGMFQHELLIYGREKELCRSCGGPITKTVVGGRGTHICLRCQPLPKLRTKAKQVRQSAK
- a CDS encoding MntP/YtaF family protein, which translates into the protein MLVHAASLLLLAFAVSLDGFGVGVTYGLRRIRIPLFSVIIIAFCSGLVVWLSMQIGSVLTGYMSPSVAKLIGALLLMCIGVWALIQYWQRRKAGADRADEETAAETATQVSGIAITEAQPAAGELAASAIVNLELKRLGIVIQILRTPQVADVDRSGTISASEAILLGFALSLDSFGAGLGAAMVGFNPLLTAFVICTASALFLLAGMRLGFRFAGWRGMQALSILPGIMLIVMGFLRLM